The genomic DNA tcgacattgTAAAGTCAATTTgaactggaacttagtgggggtggcacctggggtggccaatcaaatTCTAAGGGTGgcgtgtgctaccccaggccactccctggacacgcccctgtcctGCACGGTCAAACCGTTTGTCTCCAAAGCCACACACACCTGTCGCTTGATTAGGCCACCTTTAACCTCTAAGTAGAGCCCCTCCCAGAGTGCCCTCCGCAGTAATTGGCTCCAGCAGTGTTTATCATAAGTCACAGCATATAAAATAGCTGCACATAGCAGCTCTGTCCAAACCATCAAATATAAATGAGATTTTAAAGCTTCAGTGGCTTTTAGTCTGAAGCAGGTTTTCTGTGTTGATGCCACTGAGCTGATGGTTCTCCATCCACTGTTTATACTTGGCTCTGCTTTTCTTGTACCCAAATCTAGCTATGTCCACCATGAACACCCACGCCAGCAGGTACATCACTACCCCCCCGAGCTTCATAATCATCAGTGTCCTGGGGGAGGTGAGCTCACAGTAGAACATCACAGTCCCCACACCCACGCGCACCGTGGCGAAGAGTAAAATAAAGAGCAGGTCCACCGCGTCCCCTAGCAGGCCCTCGTACAGGCCCAGCTGGCGGAGGAACCAGCGGCTCTGGAGCAGGGGGTTGGTGATCTCGCTGCCAAAGATGACCCCACAGGTTTCGCAGCCCGACACGCCTGTGAACAACGCCAGCAGTATGCCCAGGATGCTGGCGGTGTGGTGGGCCATCATGACCGGGCCTTCGGTGCGGTAGCACACACACCAGCTCAGATCAAAGAAGAAGTAGCCCAGGCAGACGGCCAGAGAGAAGACCTGGAGATCTGTGTTTTCTGTCCCTGGAGGAGAGGAAAGGTCTTTAAGCTTttctttaaaaaaagtttttaatttaaaagCTTTAAATCAGGGGTGGGCGATCCCGCTCCTCAAGTGCCACTGTCCcgaatgttttagttgtttctctgctccaacacacatgGTTTTAATCAGCGGGTgaataacaagcttctgcaggacctggtgagctgctgaacaggctaATTAGGtacgttggagcagggaaacaactaaaacagacTGGATAGTGGCACCTGGAGGACCAGGACGGCCCGACCCCGATTTAAGGCTTCATTAATGCAGCGCATGGGTCAGTAAGAGTCAGTATTTTACCTGCGTCAGAATCACAGatattttaaaaagtatttttccAGTTAAAATTGGTAAAAGTATTTTTATGTCAATTTTTACATGAAAAAAGTCTTTAATTTCTAAACTAACTTATAGCTTCCTCTGCTCCGTGGCTGCTTCAGGTTTCCTAACGCAAATATTTTCTAATCTATTGTTTTTGTTGGTAGGAATAATTATTTAATGGGTTCACTTTGATCAAACATGAACTCTTCTCTGACGTTCCTGATTCTTCCAGCTGAGATCACTGCTGTCTCCTGCACTAAACACAACAACTGCTGTTGTGGTGGTAGAGCTAATCTGCCATTTAACGACCTAAGTAATATGGCTtactgataaaaaaaaattattgatCTAATGTTTTACTTCATGCAAATCCAGTAAGAAAAGGTGCAGCAAAGCTTGTTTGAACCCTCAGGACACCAGCCACTAAAATTAGCACCAATATTTATTTATAACCTCTTAAAACGGCTTAATGACGGAGTTTATGCTGAAGGGGCATCAATCTGAGCCTCTTTGGAGTAAAAGTTTAAATTCACGCCTCCTCATGGTGCAGTTTTAGGTTCCTTGCATCTCCATACTACTGACCTGCATGTGTGAAGGGCCAGGGTCCATCAATAAACACCACATATGCTGTCAGCAGCACTATGAGGACCCCGTGGGTCAACGTGACCAGGCGGCAGTTCCACTCAGCTCCCCGATGAGGAAAGGTGCAGCAGAACAGCAGGTAGAGGCTCAGCCAGCCAATCAGGCTGCAGGCCACCTCTAACACCGGCATGTCCATCTGGATctgaatgataatgataatgatgattattattattattattattactattcagCATCACTTGTTTCTGttattctgtaaaaaaaaaaactagactgTAGAAAGAGTCATCTCTGCCCTGATTGGTCAGTTCTCATGGCCCGATCAGACTCCGCCCCCAAATATTCTCCACTAAAACttgacattcaaacaacttttttGTTTAATCCAAAATTAGAATGTCCTATAATTGCATTTATGCTATTTTTCACACAAAATATCTCaaagaacaacagaaaatgtgtttttatttttgtaattttttcaGATAATTGATGATAAAACTGCAAATTATTATGGAAGGCTTTAAAAAACATGCAAAATATTTTATCTCAGAATAGGTGGAAAAATAGAAGACTAAATCCTGCATGGCTGCTCTACAGACTTACCTTAACTCCCCTTTGTCCCAGTTGTCCTAAAACTCGTGACCCATGTCATCTCTGTCAGGCGTCCTCAGCCTGCGTCCCTGTTCATGTCCCATAAAGTCATAAAGTGTCCCACTAACTGTCCACAGCTCAGGTGGACAGGAAAGCCATGTGCACACCACCATGGACAGTTGGCACATCCCGAATCCCTCCCCCTGGATCGCACACTCGATCCTCTTAAAAGATTACAGCCTCTGCAGAGACCTGCTTTTAGTTTTGGACAGGTCGGGTGGTGCCAGGCTGCTGGGACTCATTCAGGACGTATCCTCTCATTGATCTTCATTTTCTGGATGATTTCATTTAAGTTGTTGAATATTTGAATAATTAATAAGGATTGATCCATTTTAAAATTCTTAACTGAATATATTTATTAACTGAATTCAAATCTTTATTGAGTTTCATCAGAAATAAACAAAAGATAACGTAGAATTAGAAACAGCCAACCGATCTATCTGCCCCGATCTCGGGTTTTTTCAAGATCGGTGATCGGCCAAAACCTGCAATCAGTTCGCCCCTAGTTCTAGTTAAAGCAAATTATTGCTATGGAGTCATTTTTTTGGACAAATGTGTCAAAACAGGTACAAAGGTTTGGTTTTCAAATTTAGAAAACTGAAAGTCTAATGGAACAAATATGATTTTGTAGTTAAACAGCAATGCTATATGTTAATTTATATTTGAGAACATGACCTCATGTCCAGTTGAATCTGGTAATGTTTCATATTCATATTGGTTTTCTCAATAAAAGGAAATTCAAACATTGACGTaatctgcttttaatttagacaaAATCAGTATCGACAAAAATCGGTATTGACTaaaatcggtatcggcaagtCAGGTTTGTCTCAAGATCGGTGATCGGCCAAAAACTGCAATTGGTGCATCCCTACATAGAATCTCTAAATTTAAGTATTTTGCCAGATTTTCACCACTTCATTATATTTAACattatattttttactttatatttaaaaataggaaatcTGTAAGCTTGTATGTTTATTTTTCATGTAGTTGTAGCTTTTTGTTCATGATTTGATATTATTCTTGCTCTAAAGCAAAATTAAAAACCCAACGAGGCTGTgataatacattttttatttcgAACATGGCTGTTTTTTCAAACTGACTCATAATtttgtatatatatctatatatatacatatatagatatatatatatattatgttttattcatttggcagacgcttttatccaaagcgacatacaatttataacctatagggcatgttgtgatctgtgggggaaaccggagcacccggaggaaacccacacatgcatggggagaacacgcaactccatgcagaaaggccgcagctgagtttcaaacctgcgatcttcgtgctgtgaggcaacagtgctaaccactgcaccaccatgcagccccgatacatatatgtatgtatatcgttgatatttttatttttgttttgttttttatcgaGAACTTGTGCAACTATTTAAAGTTGCATTGGTGATTTAATGAGCAGTTTTAAACATTTTGATCTCACCTGATCTGatataatgatgattttaatgagtTTAAATACAGCTTTATGGTGCCACAGCTTATGTTCAGTTATTAGAAGATTTACTGAGCAAATGCAAACTTGCAGTGCATTTGGAACAGTCTATAGCTACAGAAAAGCTCCTCTTGACACTTTTATGCTCTTTAATGCCCTCTAAGAGGCAGAAGCCTAACCCAACCCACAGACAGCGTCACTTCTCTACAGAGTGCAACGCATCCTCCAGCTGAAGCAGGTATGACCTTTTCACCTGTGGCTCTTCGGGTGTTTTAACTCAGGTGAAGCTCGGGTGCTCACCTGACAGAGCTGCACCATTAACTCACTTCCAGAGTCAGCTATAATCTGAGATGAGAGTAGATGATCGGCCTCAGCTGAAACAAACAGATACTTCCACTGTGTTACATTAATTAGTCATGCCATGATGCCCTCTGAGGAAAATTAATTTCTATGCAAATAGAGAATTTTctttaaatttgttttttttaacagagATCTGTGTAAAAAGAAAAAGTGTGAATTATTTCTAAAAATATTAAAGAAAATCTAAACAGAACGCATTAATACAaattacttctttttttttttttaaatttactcTCAGCTGTGTCATCTTTAATTTGAAAGGAAATTCCTACCATTGTTTTGTTATTACACAAAATGGTTTTGCATGCTGgggttgtttttttctttgagTAATTtagcaaataaaaaataaagtaatCTAGCATCTGCAGCTCTTAATGTTCTTTCTGGGAATAGTTTTTTATTTAACAAACTTTTGAGTCAACGTGGACAATGTTTTCATCCTTTTTTAAGCATTTTAAActtatttctgcttcttgtttttaaacattttgatttatttttgATTCGTGTGATGTTTATATTTTTAttggcacaggatctccacagggctgtgtactttctcctctgctcttctccctgtacacaaactgctgcacctcgagccatgactctgttaaactgatcaagtttgcggacgacaccatcctcatcgggctcatctctgacggtgatgagtccgcctacaggagggaggtggatcggctggtgtactggtgcagcagcaacaacctggagcttaatgctcagaagacagtggagatgattgtggacttcaggaaagtcacagccccatctctccccgtcGTCCTGACTGAcctccccgtcaccactgtggactccttccgcttcctcggaaccaccatcacacatgaccttaggtgggagccatccatcagctccctgatcaaaaaggcccagcagaggatgtactttctgcggcagttgaaaaaggtcaagctgccggcccagatgatggtgcagttttacacggccatcattgagtccatcctcacctcctccatcgctgtgtggtacgctggagccacagttagggacaaacacagactgcagcgcattgtgcgctctgctgagaaggtgattggctgcagccttccatctctccaggacctgtacgtctccaggactcaggggcgtgcaggtcggatagcagctgacccttctcacccgggtcacagaccttttgagccgcttccctcaggcaggaggttacggtccatcaggaccagaacctcccgccataagaacagcttctttccatctgcagtTAGACTTGTGAACTGCTTATAAACACAAAACCATGCTGGTTTTCTGTACTTGACACAACATCACGTTAtcagccatgttaccattaccagccattttttatagctgaaagttttattctattttattctatttttaatcttattgttcatgttatatgtagcacattagtaccaaagcaagttcctagtttgtgaattgtttgttcacggacaatggcaataaacctattctgattctgattctggtttCAAATTCCCTTTAGGTCAATTATGTTGAGTCGTGGTGTTGTACCCTCcagtccagcaggtggcgctctGTCCTAAGGGCTTAGCGTTAGCTGTGATCACAACTGTACTGGGAAAATGTTTGTTAGCTCTTATTTAAACTACCCTGAAATATATTAGTCGACTTTCATTTATGCTTTAGTAATTTATTCAGAGCTCATAACCAGTCGTTCGGACGTTGTAAAACACTCGTTAAAAGGCGATAAAAGGTAAGTTTACCCCTAGTTTCAGGGCTGCGTGGACACGAAGCGGAGGTGGAACTCAGTTCATTAAGCCTTAAATTTAACTCAAATCTGCATGTTTTCCTGAGCACGGAGGAGTTAGGAAACATTTTATTAAATTATCCGCATTTATAAAAGCCTTTCTAAGACTCGGCCATATTGCAGTTTGAAAAACATTTGCAATTTAAAGGTTTTCGACAAAATGTGAGCAAAGATAGCATACGTGAAAGCACCAAACTTGGTGTAATATCAAAATACAATTTTGAGAAACCTCGAACAGGTACGTAGTACTTCCAGCTGAATTTCCTGTCTTGGCATAATTGTACTTAAATTATAAAACTAAACTTGACTGAATGATACATTACTTTTAATTCTAAAAATATAAGGATGCATAAATAAAATATCAAACATGAACATTATAAatacctcattaaaggtgcagtatgtaagaatgtagTGAGGATTTTACAGTTAGAAAATCCCAGAAGCGTCtgcttcagtcattttggaagtaaggttatactgaaacactttgaatgtttgtgtttattcatttcgcagatgcttttatccaaagcgacttacaatttataacctatagggcatgttgtgatctgtgggggaaaccggaggaaacccattcatgcatggggagaacacgcaactccacgcagaaaggccgcagccgaggttTGAACCTACGactttcgtgctgcgaggcaacagtgctaaccactgcgccaccatgcccagctggctgtggggattgacagtttttctcctttcaaaacaaagggagGAGGGACATAGCTACTATTTACCATCAGtgacagggtttttcctggctcaaactgaggcagaggtggtaccatcctgaccatgcgccagcacatgcatactctgtgtatTCAACTGACTCACTTTTTAAAAGGCAAATTATTATAAAAGACTCAATAATATACCACAACGGCTTGCCTTACTTTCTGCGCCAGCAGTAATATGACTcacatctgcagcggttctgatccgtagcgctgcaggatgcagaataaacaggatgg from Nothobranchius furzeri strain GRZ-AD chromosome 10, NfurGRZ-RIMD1, whole genome shotgun sequence includes the following:
- the tlcd5b gene encoding TLC domain-containing protein 5, with product MDMPVLEVACSLIGWLSLYLLFCCTFPHRGAEWNCRLVTLTHGVLIVLLTAYVVFIDGPWPFTHAGTENTDLQVFSLAVCLGYFFFDLSWCVCYRTEGPVMMAHHTASILGILLALFTGVSGCETCGVIFGSEITNPLLQSRWFLRQLGLYEGLLGDAVDLLFILLFATVRVGVGTVMFYCELTSPRTLMIMKLGGVVMYLLAWVFMVDIARFGYKKSRAKYKQWMENHQLSGINTENLLQTKSH